GCTTCTAAGAAAAAAACGCCGTGTTACATCGTCGTAGAGTTGTGATTGTTCAATTAAGCGTTCTGTTTCTTCTTCGCTGCGACCCATTGTATATTCTGCATCTCTGTTTTGATTGCTCATTATTAGTTACCTCACTTTTGAGAAAATAGGATAAAGACTGCTTTTTGCGTTGAGCAACGGTTTTAAACCGCTTCCCAACGCAAAATATGAACTGTAGAATTCCTAAAAACTATAGCCAACTTTGGTATACCAGAACGCACCACCAAATCCATACGGACTATATTCGCCGAAAGGTCTACCAACGATTCTGGCTGGAAATTCTTTAATATCGTAGGGCACGTCAGGTCCCTCCGCCGAAGTAATATTATCCGGTTCAACATTGAGGACATTATTCACGCCAACTGTGATCCCCAAGTTTTCGAGGAGTGCGTAACTGACCTCAAGGTCCACGAGAAACGCGCCGCCATAGGTTTGCGCACCTACAGCATTCTCGTACCAAGGACCGTAATAATTGATTCTCCCCAATACACCTAAACTATCACCGATGCCTTGTGTCAGGGTCACATTGCCACGATGGCGAGGAACCCCCTCCTCTAATAAACGGACACGCGTGTCGTCAAGGATATCAGGATTACGCTTGGTTACTGTGGTTCCCGTGTAGTTATAGGCGAGACTCAAAGCACCGTCCAGTATGGGTGCTGTAAGAATCACATCAAAACCTTGGGTGCTTGTTTCAAATTCATTGGTAAAGAATCGGAATTCCTGCAAATTTCCGGCACTCGTAATACCTTCAGCCACGAGCTGCTGGATTTGTGCCTCAGTAATGTCTTGTCCTCGCTGGAAATCTTTCGAGGGAGCCAACCGATCTTCCACTTTGATGTTGAAATAATCAACAGTGATACTCGCAATAGCGTGGTTGATAACCGTTCCAACCGTGAAATTCTTTGACTTTTCCGGCTCAAGTGCCTTACCACCCACCAAACCAGCGGCAGCATGCGTAGAAGGAATAGTCCCTTTATTAACTAACGTATTGTTTTCACCGAACTCCGTTGTGACGTTAAAGGCATTCTGCTGCCCGGGGGTCGGTGCTCTGAAACCGGTGCTGTAACTACCACGGACTCTTAAGTCAATAACAGGATCAATTGAAAGCAATTCTTTGAACGTGTCGGCAATGCCATAGTTCGTTGCGATTTTGTAGTTGACTGTACTCCCAAAATCGTCAAAGTACTCACCACGGACCGCAGCATTAACCGTCCAGAAGCCAATCGGTTGCAACTCGCTTTCCAAATAACCCGCGAAGTTAGAACGCGTCCAACTTCCTTCGGCAATATCACTGAAACCGGGGAACCCGTTGGATCCTGAACTAAATCCCTGGCTTGCCAACGGACCGATCTCCCAAGACTCAATCTGACCCTGCACAATCTCAAAGGTTTCTGTTCGATATTCCAGCCCAGAGGCGAGAAACACCCTATCGTGCAGTGGATAGGTTAAGTCAAGGTTGATGTTGGTATCCGCTTGGATATAATCTCCTGGGTCAAATTCAGTCGGTGTGTCCGGTCCAAGCGAGGCATTGACTGTATTCCTGATAAAGAAATCGGAGGCGTGCCGTCCATAGGCAGCACTCAAATCCCACCCCACTTCCGCCAAAACCGCGCTCTTCAGACCAACGAGGAGCGAAGCATCTTGGGTATCAGCACCGAAACGAGGGGTAAACCCACCGGGAAAAAGTTCTTGGAACGTGAAAAGATTCGGGTCAGAGAAAACCTGTTGTAAGGCAACCGGATCAGGGATGTTGTTGGTTATTTTGACTACAGGAACTTCACCTGTGCCTGACAATCTTCCAATAAGTAAGGTTTCCCCATCATCATTACTAAACACAGCGGGTCGGGTATTGGGATTTCGGAAGTAGAAACCGCCTTCAACTTCCTTCTGTGCATAGTTCGCATGACCGTAGAACTGAATGTCATCGGTAATGTTTGCCCCATAGTTTGCGAAAAGTTTGATGTCGTTTCTAATAATAGGGTGTCCCCAAGGTTGCGCTGGGTCAGCAACATCGGTATTTCCGACACCGATAAGCGCGGCGGCATCATCGCGTTGTACCGAGCGATCTGTCTCGTTCATGCCACCGTATTCTAAACTGAGATTCGTCCAGAGATGTTCCCGCCCCAAACCGATGTTCCCAGCGAGGGCGTACATCAGACCGTCCCCGGCTTGGAAAATACCGGGTTTGATTTCAAAAGACCCGCCTTCATAACTGTCTTTGAGCTGCAGGTTCACGACCCCTGCGATCGCATCGGAACCGTATTGCGCCGATGCCCCATCTCGTAGCACCTCCACCTGTTTCAGTGCGATGGAAGGGATGGGAGAAAGATCAGCACCTTGCGCCCCATCGGACAATCCATTTCCGAGCCAAGCAATTACAGAGGCACGGTGGCGGCGTTTACCATTAACCAGTAACAACGTATGATCTGGTGCCAACCCGCGCAGATTCGCTGGGCGGACGACAGTAGCTGCATCGGCGATTGGCTGCGCATTAACGTTGTAAGATGGCACTAAGTTTCTCAACAGGTCTGGCAAATCCGTGCTTCCCTGTTTGATGAACTCATCACTGGGTAAAACATCAATCGGGACAGCGGATTCAAGAACCGAACGCGGTTTCGCACGCGTTCCGACTACAACTATACCCTCAAGCGTTACGACCTCCTGTTCAGATGTTGTATCGTTTGATTCCATTTCAGTCTGTTGTGCTACCGCTATAGATGCCAAACCCATAAAA
The DNA window shown above is from Candidatus Poribacteria bacterium and carries:
- a CDS encoding TonB-dependent receptor, whose amino-acid sequence is MKVGLAFKTVPLLIHVVLVIFMGLASIAVAQQTEMESNDTTSEQEVVTLEGIVVVGTRAKPRSVLESAVPIDVLPSDEFIKQGSTDLPDLLRNLVPSYNVNAQPIADAATVVRPANLRGLAPDHTLLLVNGKRRHRASVIAWLGNGLSDGAQGADLSPIPSIALKQVEVLRDGASAQYGSDAIAGVVNLQLKDSYEGGSFEIKPGIFQAGDGLMYALAGNIGLGREHLWTNLSLEYGGMNETDRSVQRDDAAALIGVGNTDVADPAQPWGHPIIRNDIKLFANYGANITDDIQFYGHANYAQKEVEGGFYFRNPNTRPAVFSNDDGETLLIGRLSGTGEVPVVKITNNIPDPVALQQVFSDPNLFTFQELFPGGFTPRFGADTQDASLLVGLKSAVLAEVGWDLSAAYGRHASDFFIRNTVNASLGPDTPTEFDPGDYIQADTNINLDLTYPLHDRVFLASGLEYRTETFEIVQGQIESWEIGPLASQGFSSGSNGFPGFSDIAEGSWTRSNFAGYLESELQPIGFWTVNAAVRGEYFDDFGSTVNYKIATNYGIADTFKELLSIDPVIDLRVRGSYSTGFRAPTPGQQNAFNVTTEFGENNTLVNKGTIPSTHAAAGLVGGKALEPEKSKNFTVGTVINHAIASITVDYFNIKVEDRLAPSKDFQRGQDITEAQIQQLVAEGITSAGNLQEFRFFTNEFETSTQGFDVILTAPILDGALSLAYNYTGTTVTKRNPDILDDTRVRLLEEGVPRHRGNVTLTQGIGDSLGVLGRINYYGPWYENAVGAQTYGGAFLVDLEVSYALLENLGITVGVNNVLNVEPDNITSAEGPDVPYDIKEFPARIVGRPFGEYSPYGFGGAFWYTKVGYSF